In the genome of Succinivibrio dextrinosolvens, the window GCATTTTCTCAATAAAACACTGATGTTCTTTGGTGTCTTTATCGTAGTTAATGCCAACAACCAGAACCTCTCCCTTATAGTCACGGAAGATTCTGCCGTAATTATTCTGTTTTATCTGGTCAATCGCAGTTTGTGCTGACTTGTCGTATTTAAGTTCCAACAGTAGAGCTGGTTTTTCAACTCCCTGCTTAGGAAGGAAAACCATATCAGCAAAGCCCTTTCCTGCAGGAAGCTCCCTGTGGACATTGTAAATGTCTACCGATGCAAGATTTAAGGCCAGTGAAATGACACAGCTTAAGGAGTTCTCGTCATTGTATTTGAGAATGGATGTATGATCCTGATGAGCTAAATCAAAAGCTTCTGCTACAGCCTTGTTGTCCATTTCATAGATTTTATCGAGTAAATCCAGAGACTGACTGATAAGAGCATAGATTCCAGGATAGTTCTTGTTCTCCTCAGTGATATTACGGAATTCTTTTCTTATCTCTTCATTTGGTATATGAACTGCAAAAATCCTGTCATTATCTACTCCTTTGAGAGCTGAATCAGGAATGATTGCAAGATAACCTAAATGGATAAGCAGGGTTAGTACATCATCCTTGGTCTCAAAGGTTGTCATATCATTGTGGAATCTTGAAGTATTAACCACAACTTCATTTCCGGCAATGAGTTTTACAACCTCATCTCTAAGTCCAGCCATATTCAAATCTATATAGCGTCTTAGACTTTCAAAGGTTTCTGTCTGTGTCCAGTAGCTTTTGAATTTATTTTCGTCAATGGCACAGACGACAGAATTTGGGTTATAAAGATGAGGTGAGTTCTCAAAAGAATAGCCGTCATACCATTTCTTCATTAAACCGAAGTCAACTTTGTACTCTTCACAAAGAATTAGCACCTCATTTTCTGTGAATCCAATGTACGATGCATATTCTCCAGGATCGGTCATTGAGTATTCATCAAACATATTCAAGGAGCTGTGAGTCCCGCACTTTTTGATTGGAAGAATTCCTGTCATGTATGCAAGAGCGACGTAAGACTGGTCTTTTAGGAGAGTTCTAAGGTAATCAAGATATATCTTTATTCCCTCTGCATCACTCTGTTTTTCTCTCATGATGCAGTCCCATTCATCGATGATGAAAATAAAACCTTTTTTATTTAATGGAGATTCTTTATTGTATATATCAGATAGAACAAGATTAAGTTTTCTTTCATCAGAAATTTCAATGTGAGGAAAAGCCTGTTTTAATTCATTTTTAATTTCGGACTCAATGTCTGATAACATCTTTTCAACATTCAAATCAGCATTGCTAAAAAACTGCTGCATGTTTATAAAGATGGTGTTGTACTGGTTTAAGTGAGTTTTGTAAGAGCCGTCATGAGATATTTTAAGATTATCAAACAGAAAAGAGCTGTCAGTATCCTTTGAGTAGTATGCACATAGCATATTTGCGGTTACCGATTTTCCAAAGCGTCTTGGTCGGCTTATACAGAAAAATCGCTGCTCAGTCTCTACATAATCATTTATGACAGAGATTAGTTCAGTTTTGTCAACATAGATTTTTGAAGAGCAAATTCTTTTAAAATTATCAAAACCAGTATTTAAATATGAGCCCATCTTCTGCTCCTGTTCTTGTCTCAATTTTAGCAGATCTTAATGTTTCTTGACATCTCTCTATTCATGGTCAGAGTCTTTCCGGCAATCTTTGGTAATGAGATCATTCGCTAGCGACTTAAATACATTCGATGAGTTTAGTGACATCTACACAAATATGGCATACAAAGATATGTAGTCTTAGGCAGAAATGATAATGTCCTTGACTACAGAGAAGCTGAAGAATTCTACAGAGGCTGCAGTATTACCGAGATTACGGATGAAGAGCATCAGATAAAAGACTACGAGCCATATGCAAAAGAAATATCAACAATGAAATATGCCGTTTGTTATATCGATCTTGACGAACTTGAAAGTCAAAACTAGTTTTGCATTTTTTCAATAAAACACTGATGTTCTTTGCTGTCTTTATCGTAGTTAATGCCAACAATCAGAACCTCTCCCTTATAGTCACGGAAGATTCTGCCGTAATTCTTCTGTTTTATCTGGTCAATTGCAGTTTGAGCAGATTTATCGTATTTCAGTTCGACCAGTAGAGCTGGTTTTTCAACTCCCTGCTTAGGAAGGAAAACCATATCAGCAAAGCCCTTTCCTGCAGGAAGCTCCCTGTGGACATTGTAAATGTCTACCGATGCAAGATTTAAGGCCAGTGAAATGACACAGCTTAAGGAGTTCTCGTCATTGTATTTGAGAATGGATGTATGATCCTGATGCGCTAAATCAAAAGCTTCTGCTACAGCCTTGTTGTCCATTTCATAGATTTTATCGAGTAAATCCAGAGACTGACTGATAAGAGCATAGATTCCAGGATAGTTCTTGTTTTCCTCGGTGATGTTGCGGAATTCATCTTTTATCTCTTCATTTGGTATATGAACTGCAAAAATCCTGTCATTATCTACTCCTTTGAGAGCTGAATCAGGAATGATTGCAAGATAACCTAAATGGATAAGCAGGGTTAGTACATCATCCTTGGTCTCAAAGGTTGTCATATCATTGTGGAATCTTGAAGTATTAACCACAACTTCATTTCCGGCAATGAGTTTTACAACCTCATCTCTAAGTCCAGCCATATTCAAATCTATATAGCGTCTTAGACTTTCAAAGGTTTCTGTCTGTGTCCAGTAGCTTTTGAATTTATTTTCGTCAATGGCACAGACGACAGAATTTGGGTTATAAAGATGAGGTGAGTTCTCAAAAGAATAGCCGTCATACCATTTCTTCATTAAACCGAAGTCAACTTTGTACTCTTCACAAAGACTTAGCACCTCATTTTCTGTGAATCCAATGTACGATGCATAATCTCCAGGATCGGTCATTGAGTATTCATCAAACATATTCAAGGAGCTGTGAGTCCCGCACTTTTTGATTGGAAGAATTCCTGTCATGTAGGCCAGAGCAACATAAGACTTATCTTTCATTAAAAGTTTTAGCCATTCAAGATAAGTTTTTATTCCTTCTGCATCAGTCTTTCTCTCTCTCATGATGCAGTCCCATTCGTCAATGACAATAACAAAACCTTTTTTTGTTTGAGAATACATTGACTCAAGAGTTAATGATAAATCATATTGGTCTAGAAGTTTTATCTCTGGATAAGCTTCTTTTATTTCTCCAGAAACAAAGTCTGTGATTCGTTTAATCATAGTTTTAACATTTTGTTCTGCGCGATTAAACTCATCTGTAATATTTAGAAAGAGGGTATTGTACTGATTTAAGTGAGTTTTATAAGAGTCGTCATGAGATATTTTAAGATTATCAAACAGAAAAGAGCTGTCAGTATTCTTTGAGTAATATGCACATAGCATATTTGCGGTTACCGTTTTTCCAAAGCGTCTTGGTCGGCTTATACAGAAAAATCGCTGCTCAGTCTCTACATAATCATTTAAGACAGAGATTAGTTCTGATTTATCTACATATAGTCTTGCGTTCAGTGATTCTTCAAATTTTTCAAAACCAGTATTTAAATATGAGCCCATCTTCTGCTCCTGTTCTTGTCTCAATTTTAGCAGATTTTAATGTTTCTTGACATTTCACCTATTCATGGCCATGGACTTTTCGGCAATCTTTGGTAATAAGATCGTTCAGCTCCATTCATGTTAACTGACACCCAAAATGTAAGATAAAAAATTCACTGAAGATGCAAACAACAGAGCAAACTGAAAAGCTCCTGCAAAGACACCGCAGATACTCTCTCATACCTGCAATGCCATAAAAGTCAGTTAAAGTATATTGCCAGTTTCCTTCATATAAATATCTCTGATACCTATGATATCCACAGGCAGTTCCTCTGGATTTTTACTCTGAAGCCAGCGTCCAAAATCAGCACCACCTTTAGGAAGACTGTTTTTGAAGGACTCGCCCTTTCGGAAACGGCCTACCACGGTTCTCATCTGCTTCCAGTAGCGATAATATAAAGTCTTCAGCTTTACCTGAAAACCTGAAGAATCCTCAATAACAAAACCTTCCTCTTTTGAGGCACTGATATCTTCAGAATACTTTTTGTAAAAGCCACAAAACTCATCAAAACTGGTAAGGTTAAATTGCTCCTGCACCTTACACTTAAGTCCGATTTTCTCTGAAAGTTTCTTTAGCTCGGAGAAAGGTTTTTTCTCATACACAAGATCATTTTTCACAAGATCAAGCATAATGAGATCATCGCGTTCATAGCTAATTATATGAGGATCTTCTGTTGGACATATGCCTTCACACAGAAGAGTACAGTTGTTCTGAAAAAGATAATTCTTAAGCTCTGCAGCAGCCTCTGCACTGAGCATTTTTCCTACAAGCTCTCTGGCAATTTCAGCCATTTTGCCTTCAGGATTGGACTTGGTTGTTACAAAAAGCTCATCCTTGTACACAGAAATCAGAACAAGAAAGCCGTTTTCCTTTTTATAGACTGTTAAAGGAAATTTAAGTCTTTCCTTAAGATTGCCAAGATAAGTAAGGCGGTTCTCATCTATGTTGAAGAACTTGTCATAGCCTCTTGCCACAATCTTTAGGGCTCTGATATCCACATAAAGTCCTCTGGCAAGGACCGTCAGACTGTTCCAGCGGCTGTTGTTGAAAGCATCTCGGGTAAAATTAAATGATGACAGATCACCAAAAGACTTTTCATCAATCAGTTTTGAACCACGAAACTCTTCAATGGCTTTTCCTACAAGCGCCATGCTGTCATCTTTATTAGCAGAGGCTTTTTCTTTAAATACAGAATTTCTGTACTCCAATGGATAAATACCATCAGAGTTTACTCTCACAGCTCTGAGGCAGCCACCCTGTTCAACCTGACCTTCCAGGTTGTAAACATTATCAAAGAGTTTTACAGGAGATTCATCAATATTACGATGTCCGAAAAACTGAATACAGTCAGCAGGAGCATGCTCATTCCACTGTCTTGCCACATTCATATAATCCTCATAGCGCCCAACGCCTTTGATAAATTCTGAGGCATTGATAAAAACAGGATTCTTTTCTGTATAAGGAATACCACCATGGGACATGATAAGATGTTGCTTTCTTCCTCCTACAGTCATACATCCGCAGTAGCACTGGGCCAGCTTACGGTAAAAGGCCCGAAGCTGAACTCTGTCAAGCTTATCCTCAATTTCTGGCAGAGTTATGTACTTAAAGTAATGAGAGCGTATTACCTCATTATTCAGATAACACCTAATTGAGTTCTCATGATTACCTTCCAAAAGAACCACATTTTCTTTATTCATGACAGATATCAGAAAATTCAAAACCTCAAGGTTCTCTTTTCCTCTGTCAAGATAATCGCCTAGGAACACATAAAGGTTCTTTTCAGAAAGATTGCCGTTATTCCTTAAAAACTCCTGCAGAACAGTATTGCAGCCATGAATATCACCGATGATATAAACATTCTCGTAACAGTCAAAATCATGTTCACGATATAATACTTTAGATCTGAAGTCCTCCCTTTTAACCAGCTTAAGCCAGCCAGGAAGCTTCTGCGCCATCATTCTCTGATGCATTCTTCTGATGACATTCTCAGGAACCTTTCTAAAGCCACGCAAGGCGTTTCTTTCAAGGCATGTTTCCAAACTAACGTCAGAAAAATCCACACAGTAGATACGATATTTGTATTTCTCGGCAAGATCTTTGTATTCAGGAAAATTATGATTACCGGTATGAGTCGCATCAACAACAGTAAACTGACCCTGCTGCATTCTTTTCTCAAGACAGGAAAATAGCAGATCCCAAACCTCTTTGTCGTTATTCTGGCTGATACAGCAATCGCCGTTTGGCAGCAGCACAGGCGAGCTTAAGGCTAATCTGAAATTATCAGCGCAGAGCGTATATTCCTCAAGATTATTCTCATGGATAAAGTAAGATTTTCCTGAAGCAGGAATACCTCTTAACAGACACAGTATGCGCATGTTTACCTCTTTTTTTCTGATTATCATCCAGGTTATGAATGATGCCAGGCATTTACAACCAATTTTATAGATAGTGTAAGCCGTAAATATTCCAGATTGTAAAAGCTATTTTATGACTTCTAAAAAAATTAAAAATATTTTTAATACTTATCAGAATATGGAATGTTCAGTTTTTATACTTTAGTCAGAAATAGGAAATCAGATAATAACTCCACATCAAAGCAGACTTCAGAGGAAATTAAAATGTAATAAGCACTCCTTCACCACCATTAAAAAATAAAAAAAAGGAGAATCACTATGCTTAACTTAAGTGTTGCTGTTACCGTCAAAGACGCTGGTCTTCCATTTATCTGTGTAATCAAAGGTTCCAAAAGAAAACAGCATCGATTGGACAACGAGAATATCGAGCATCTGTTTGTTTACGATACAAAATTCAAAAGTCTAGGTTCTGTTGAACTTAACAATGTTTTTCCTGAAAAGCTAGAGGATATTGTGTTTGAAGGCAGATTCAGCAAAAAGCTTAAAGAAGAGCTGTTTGCCTGGTTTAAGGAAAACTCTGAATTCTCGAGGATTAAGATCAGTAACTACGATCTTGCCCGCAACTGCAGTAAATTTCTGCATTATACCGATGAAGACTCATCAGAGGTCGAAGGAAAAAGCGAAATGCAGAAAATTGTCTATATGTTTCTGAGAGGCTCTGTCTGGCTTGACTGACAATTCAATATTCTTCCCTCATTGAGGGAAGAATATAAACACAGGAGAGGCAGAGATGGAAAAATCATATTTAAAAACAGAAAGCTATCTTTCAGAAATTAAAGAGGCAATCTACTCAAAAAACAGAGAGCAGACTGATGTGCTTATAAAAAAGCTGCGGCATCAGATGTCAGATAGTGATTCCCAGGAACTTAAGACTAACTACATCAGTCTATGGAAAAACTGGGCGGCCCTGAAAGCAGAGCATGAGCTTGAGGATTATAAGGAGTATCTGCCGGACAATACCGATCTGTTTTCTTTAAAGAGTGTGGAAGATGCGATTTTAAAACTCGCAGGAGCATATGAATCAGAAGAGGATGAGTATGCCCTCGCCTACAAACCTTACTACCGTGAACTTGAAAGGCATTACGGCAATGAGGCAGAGGACTCTCTTATAGGTGTATTAAATATCCTTTTTGAGCATAGAAAGAACCTGATTAACTTTGAGCATCATCCTCTGCTCAGCAAGCTCAAGCTTGAACTTGTGGACAGACTTAACTCTCTTTTGATGGCAAAACAAAAGGACTTATACAATCGAGCAATCTGTGTATTATCTGCGATTAAACCATATACCAGAGGAAAAATCTTCAACCTCAAGGCAACTATAGATTTTTCAGAAAAGCTGCCAGAAGAGTTTCCTGACCAGAGTTCTCGTATGAAAAAACTCTGGAAGTATATGTGCAGTCCTGAGCTTAATAACAGAGGAGAGTTTTCAATTGCAGAGCTGTCCATATATGAGCCGGATGAAATTCCATCATTAAATCATTTTCTCTACCTTTGCGATTATGAGGATGACTGGAGTCATCTGTTATCAGGAGAATGCGGCTGTTATTACCTGCTGCCAGAAATTCAGACGCTGAGGAATATTGGATATTGCATGCATAATCTGACCGATCATCTTAACTATTCAATACATGAAGTCATTTATGCAACTGATTTTAAATGCAGCCTAAATTTTGAAGTAGACGAGATGGAGCTTTAGCTCAGAGGAGAAAGCATGAGTCCTACTTTCTGACGAAAAAAGAATGACAATTATCTTAATCTGGAACAGTCATTCATTACACTAACAATGAACGAAATAATAGGAGACAAATATGACTCTAGCAGAAGCATTAATGGAAAGAGCTGAGCTCAAGGCAAAAATCTCAGCAGTATCAGAGCGCATAGAAGACAACATTCTGGTGCAGGACAACGAAGCTCCTGGTGAAGATCCTAAGGAACTGCTTCCTGAGCTTACAGCTTCCATTCAGAGACTGAGAGTTCTGATAAGTCAGATCAACAAGACCAACTGCTGTACTTTAATCGATGGAGAGAGTCTAACCGATCTGATAGCAAGACGAGACTGTCTTCTGCTTGAAATCAGCTCCTACAGGGACTTTACAGAAACCTCAAGACGCTCAACTGACAGAGCCCGCGGTTCTGAAATCAAAATCAGACCCTGCATTGAGGTTAAGAAGCTGCAGAAGAGGCTTGATGATCTATCAAAAGATCTGCGTGAGCTTGAAGTAAAGCTGCAGAAAGCCAACTGGAATACAGAACTCATCGAAGCATAACCAATTTCAGGAGTAGCGTTTTTTTACTGGGTGAATGTCAGACATCTTATGTATTACACACCGTAGTGCGAGTGACCGACGACCTCTGGTTTAATGTTTTGGTCAACAAATTACAGTGATACAAAGTACATTTAATTTTTACTACCGGACATTAACAGTAAAAACGTGAGGGTGGGCAGAGGGATTTTTTTATATGACTAAACCTGATAACAAACAGCGGCTGTATGAGCTTTTAAATGAATCAGCAACTGTCGCTTTTGATATGAAGCGAAATATCCGTTTTATGGTCTGTCCTGAAGAGAGTCGTGATCTTAACGTAATCTGGATGATTAAATCAATTAGATTTAATGCTGCAACTCCGATTGCCAGGATCAGAATGGACTGTCCATGCTATGCAGAGAAAAACAGTAATTTTGTAAATCCGCAATGGTTTCTTTCTGATAAGGAAGTCGACTATTTCAACAGCTTTATCCGCCATAAAATTACCTGTGATTTTTCAGTTGTTCCTGCAGAATGTACGGTCTTTGCAAATGCGATTCTTAGGATGAATATAGAGAAATATAATGTTGCTCCTGTGGAAACACTGAAGATTAAATATTCTGACTATCAGAACGGAAATGAAAGTCCTCTGCCATACGATCTGCCGATTCCAGATTACAGTCAGTTAAAACTCAAAAAGCCGTTTTAAATAACCAGAAGAGGAGCCAACAAATATGACTAGTATTGCTGTTATAGGAAGCAGAAATCCTACTCAAAACTCCGTCAAGGCCGTAAAGCTCTGGCTTGATAAATACTTGGAGCAGAATAGAGATGACAAGGTTACCATTGTAACCGGAGGTGCCTTTGGCATGGATACAGAAGCGATGAAGTATGCCGTATTACGAAAACTAAGACTCAAAGTATTCCGTCCTGACAAATACCATAACCAGAGATTATGCGAAGAGCTTAAGAACAATCCTTTGTGCGATATCATTCAGACTGATGTTGGATATCTTGAACGAAATACCATGGTCATTGAGAATTCTGATCTGGTGGTAAGCTCTGATTATGGAAACGGTACTATTGATTCCATGGAAAAAGCCATTGCCAGAGGTCTTGAGGTATACGTAATTGGAGAGTATATCTCATCTGCAAAATTTAAACGTGCCCTCCCCGCTTCAAACATAGCTATAATTGATAAG includes:
- a CDS encoding YqiA/YcfP family alpha/beta fold hydrolase, which codes for MQRYVVLGRNDNVLDYREAEEFYRGCSITEITDEEHQIKDYEPYAKEISTMKYAVCYIDLDELESQN
- a CDS encoding AAA family ATPase, with product MGSYLNTGFDNFKRICSSKIYVDKTELISVINDYVETEQRFFCISRPRRFGKSVTANMLCAYYSKDTDSSFLFDNLKISHDGSYKTHLNQYNTIFINMQQFFSNADLNVEKMLSDIESEIKNELKQAFPHIEISDERKLNLVLSDIYNKESPLNKKGFIFIIDEWDCIMREKQSDAEGIKIYLDYLRTLLKDQSYVALAYMTGILPIKKCGTHSSLNMFDEYSMTDPGEYASYIGFTENEVLILCEEYKVDFGLMKKWYDGYSFENSPHLYNPNSVVCAIDENKFKSYWTQTETFESLRRYIDLNMAGLRDEVVKLIAGNEVVVNTSRFHNDMTTFETKDDVLTLLIHLGYLAIIPDSALKGVDNDRIFAVHIPNEEIRKEFRNITEENKNYPGIYALISQSLDLLDKIYEMDNKAVAEAFDLAHQDHTSILKYNDENSLSCVISLALNLASVDIYNVHRELPAGKGFADMVFLPKQGVEKPALLLELKYDKSAQTAIDQIKQNNYGRIFRDYKGEVLVVGINYDKDTKEHQCFIEKMQN
- a CDS encoding AAA family ATPase; translated protein: MGSYLNTGFEKFEESLNARLYVDKSELISVLNDYVETEQRFFCISRPRRFGKTVTANMLCAYYSKNTDSSFLFDNLKISHDDSYKTHLNQYNTLFLNITDEFNRAEQNVKTMIKRITDFVSGEIKEAYPEIKLLDQYDLSLTLESMYSQTKKGFVIVIDEWDCIMRERKTDAEGIKTYLEWLKLLMKDKSYVALAYMTGILPIKKCGTHSSLNMFDEYSMTDPGDYASYIGFTENEVLSLCEEYKVDFGLMKKWYDGYSFENSPHLYNPNSVVCAIDENKFKSYWTQTETFESLRRYIDLNMAGLRDEVVKLIAGNEVVVNTSRFHNDMTTFETKDDVLTLLIHLGYLAIIPDSALKGVDNDRIFAVHIPNEEIKDEFRNITEENKNYPGIYALISQSLDLLDKIYEMDNKAVAEAFDLAHQDHTSILKYNDENSLSCVISLALNLASVDIYNVHRELPAGKGFADMVFLPKQGVEKPALLVELKYDKSAQTAIDQIKQKNYGRIFRDYKGEVLIVGINYDKDSKEHQCFIEKMQN
- a CDS encoding DIP1984 family protein, which produces MTLAEALMERAELKAKISAVSERIEDNILVQDNEAPGEDPKELLPELTASIQRLRVLISQINKTNCCTLIDGESLTDLIARRDCLLLEISSYRDFTETSRRSTDRARGSEIKIRPCIEVKKLQKRLDDLSKDLRELEVKLQKANWNTELIEA
- a CDS encoding RNA ligase, with amino-acid sequence MRILCLLRGIPASGKSYFIHENNLEEYTLCADNFRLALSSPVLLPNGDCCISQNNDKEVWDLLFSCLEKRMQQGQFTVVDATHTGNHNFPEYKDLAEKYKYRIYCVDFSDVSLETCLERNALRGFRKVPENVIRRMHQRMMAQKLPGWLKLVKREDFRSKVLYREHDFDCYENVYIIGDIHGCNTVLQEFLRNNGNLSEKNLYVFLGDYLDRGKENLEVLNFLISVMNKENVVLLEGNHENSIRCYLNNEVIRSHYFKYITLPEIEDKLDRVQLRAFYRKLAQCYCGCMTVGGRKQHLIMSHGGIPYTEKNPVFINASEFIKGVGRYEDYMNVARQWNEHAPADCIQFFGHRNIDESPVKLFDNVYNLEGQVEQGGCLRAVRVNSDGIYPLEYRNSVFKEKASANKDDSMALVGKAIEEFRGSKLIDEKSFGDLSSFNFTRDAFNNSRWNSLTVLARGLYVDIRALKIVARGYDKFFNIDENRLTYLGNLKERLKFPLTVYKKENGFLVLISVYKDELFVTTKSNPEGKMAEIARELVGKMLSAEAAAELKNYLFQNNCTLLCEGICPTEDPHIISYERDDLIMLDLVKNDLVYEKKPFSELKKLSEKIGLKCKVQEQFNLTSFDEFCGFYKKYSEDISASKEEGFVIEDSSGFQVKLKTLYYRYWKQMRTVVGRFRKGESFKNSLPKGGADFGRWLQSKNPEELPVDIIGIRDIYMKETGNIL
- a CDS encoding DNA-processing protein DprA, producing the protein MTSIAVIGSRNPTQNSVKAVKLWLDKYLEQNRDDKVTIVTGGAFGMDTEAMKYAVLRKLRLKVFRPDKYHNQRLCEELKNNPLCDIIQTDVGYLERNTMVIENSDLVVSSDYGNGTIDSMEKAIARGLEVYVIGEYISSAKFKRALPASNIAIIDKRKVLEGDFSSVPKAD